The DNA region CCCTGAAGCCCGGCTCGCTGTCCCTGCCGGGCCTGGCGGAGGCGCGGGCCACGGTGCTCGACGAGTTGGTCGGGCTGTGTGCGGCCGACGAGGACAAGGCCCGGGAGGTGCTCGGGCTGAGTGAGGGGCTGCGGGGCGAGGTCGCGAAGAACGCGGAACTGCGGACGGCCGCGACCCGGCCCGCCGGGGAGATCTACACCGGGGTGCTGTACGACGCCCTCGGCCTGGCCTCCCTGGACACGGCGGCCAAGCGGCGGGCCGGCAGGTCCCTGCTGGTCTTCTCCGGGCTGTGGGGCGCGGTGCGTATGGGTGACCGCATCCCCTCGTACCGCTGCTCGATGGGGGTCAGACTGCCGGGGCTGGGCGCGCTCGGCGCCTACTGGCGCACCCCGATGGCGTCCGTCATGCCGGAGGCGGCCGGGAACGGGCTCGTCCTGGATCTGCGGTCGTCGGCGTACGCCGGGGCGTGGCAGCCTGCGGGCGAGGTGGCGGAGCGCACCGCGAACGTACGGGTGTTGCACTCCCGGATGGTGGACGGTGTGGAGAAGCGGTCGGTGGTCAGCCATTTCAACAAGGCCACGAAGGGCCGGATGGTACGTGACCTGCTGACCGCCGGGGCACGGCCGAAGCGCCCCGCGCAGCTGGTGGAGGCGCTGCGGGACCTCGGCTACGTCGTCGAGGCGCAGGCTCCGGCGCGTGCGGGCCGGGCGTGGACGCTCGATGTGGTGGTCACCGAGATCCACTGACGCCCCCGCCCGGACGTGGACGCAGGCGTGGGCATGGGCATGGGCATGGGCATGGGCAAGAGCGTGGACGCGGGCGCGGGCGTGAAGGCGTAGACGACGAGCGTTGCGGTATGCGCAATGCTCGTTGCGTGGTGTGTGGTCCGGGCGGCAGGATGGGGGCATGACCTCCCCCGCGCCCTCCGCCACCTCTGCTTCCGGTTCCGCCTCGGGTTCCGGTTCCGTGCTGGATCTCGCCCCCGTCATCCCCGTCGTCGTCCTGGAGGACGCGGCCGACGCCGTTCCGCTGGCCAGGGCACTGGTCGCGGGCGGGCTCCCCGCGATCGAGGTGACCCTGCGGACGGCCGCCGCGCTCGACGCGATCCGGGCTATCGCCGCAGAGGTCCCCGAGGCCGTGGTGGGCGCGGGGACCGTGATCTCCGTGGCGCAGGTGGCGGACACGGTCGCCGCCGGGGCCCGCTTCCTGGTCAGCCCCGGCTGGACGGACACGCTGCTGGCGGCGCTGAAGGCCTCGGGGCTGCCGTTCCTGCCCGGTGTCTCGACGACGTCCGAGGTGGTGGCGCTGCTGGAGCGCGGGGTCACCGAGATGAAGTTCTTCCCGGCCGAGGCGGCCGGTGGCACCGCCTATCTCAAGGCCCTGTCCTCGCCTTTGCCGCAGGCCCGGTTCTGCCCCACGGGCGGCGTCTCGTCCGCGTCCGCACCCTCGTATCTGGCCCTGCCGAACGTCGGCTGTGTGGGCGGCAGTTGGATGGTGCCCGGCGACGCTGTGGCGGCGAAGGACTGGGCCCGGGTGGAGCGGCTGGCGGCCGGGGCGTCGGCGTTGCCGCGCGGCTGAGGCGGGGCCGCTCCCGGGACCGCCCGCCTACCGCAGGTGGGACGTGTCGTTCAGCAGCCGCAGCGAGGGGTTGCCGTCCGCGTAGTACGCCACCGTCGAGACGGAGGCCGGTGCGAGCTCCATGCGGAACAGCGATTCCGGCGGGGCCCCCAGCGCCAGCCTGGCCAGCGTCTTGATCGGGGTGACGTGGGTGACCAGGAGCACGGTACGGCCCGCGTACCGGGCGATCAGGCGGTCGCGGGCGGCGGAGACGCGCTCGGCCACCTCGGTGAAGCTCTCGCCGCCGCCCGTGGGTGCCACGTCGGAGGAGGCGAGCCAGGTGCTCAGGTCCGTGCCGAAGCGCTCCCGCACCTCGGCGAACGTCAGCCCCTCCCATGCGCCGAAGTCCGTCTCGCGCAGCCCGTCCTCGATCCGGACCGGCAGGCCCAGCCGGTCGGCGACCGCGCCGGCCGTCTCACGGCAGCGGCGCAGCGGGGAGCTGACGATCTCCTGGACGGTGCCCCGGGCGGCGAAGGCCTCCGCGGCGCAGGCGGCCTGGTGCCGTCCGGTGGCGGAGAGTTCGGGATCACTTCCGCCGCTGCCCGAGAACCGCTTCTCCGGGGTGAGGACCGTCTCGCCGTGCCGCAGCAGGATGAACGTGGCGGGCGCGCCCATGTCGGGAGCGCTACCCCAGCCCACCTGCGGGGTGGCCGGTGTGCTCGCCGGTGCCTCAGCGGGGCGGGCGGCGGCCATCGCGGCCCGGACCTTCGCGGCGCCCGCCGTGGCGTCCCCCACCGGACCGGCCGGGACCGGGTCCTGGGCGACCTCGGTACGCGGTGTGTCCAGGGCGGCCGTCGAGGACGACGCCTCCCACTGCCCGCCCCGACGGCCCGCGTCCATCGCTTCGTTGGCGAGCCGGTCGGCGTGCTTGTTCTCGGCGCGCGGGATCCACTCGTACGTCACCGAGGACGCGGGCAGGATCCCCGCGGCGCGGGCGGCGAGCGGTTTCATGTCGGGGTGCTTGATCTTCCAGCGGCCCGACATCTGCTCGACCACCAGTTTGGAGTCCATCCGTACCCGGACCCGCACGTCCGCGTCCGGGAACAGCCCCCGCACCGCTGTGAGACCGGCGATCAGGCCCCGGTACTCGGCGACGTTGTTCGACGCGACACCGATGTACTCGGCGGCCTCGGCGAGCACCTGCGCGGTGTCCGGGTCGATGACGACGGCGCCGTAACCGGCGGGTCCCGGGTTGCCCCGGGACCCCCCGTCGGCCTCGACGACCAGCTGGCGGGGGGCGGGCATTACAGACCCGACTCCGAGGTACGGACCAGGATGCGGCGGCAGTTCTCGCACCGCAGCACGGTGTCGGGGGACGCCGCCTTCACGTCGTTGACCTCGGTGATGTTCAGTTCGAGGCGGCAGCCCTCGCAGCGGCGCTGGTAGAGCCGGGCGGCACCCACACCGCCCTGCTGGGCCCGCAGCTTGTCGTAGAGCTTCAGCAGGTCGGCGGGGACGGCCCCGGCGACGACCTCGCGGTCCTTGGTGACGGTGGCGGCCTCGGCGTCGAGTTCCTGGGTGGCGACGTCC from Streptomyces sp. NBC_01754 includes:
- the yaaA gene encoding peroxide stress protein YaaA translates to MLVLLPPSEGKAAPGRGAPLKPGSLSLPGLAEARATVLDELVGLCAADEDKAREVLGLSEGLRGEVAKNAELRTAATRPAGEIYTGVLYDALGLASLDTAAKRRAGRSLLVFSGLWGAVRMGDRIPSYRCSMGVRLPGLGALGAYWRTPMASVMPEAAGNGLVLDLRSSAYAGAWQPAGEVAERTANVRVLHSRMVDGVEKRSVVSHFNKATKGRMVRDLLTAGARPKRPAQLVEALRDLGYVVEAQAPARAGRAWTLDVVVTEIH
- the eda gene encoding bifunctional 4-hydroxy-2-oxoglutarate aldolase/2-dehydro-3-deoxy-phosphogluconate aldolase, which translates into the protein MTSPAPSATSASGSASGSGSVLDLAPVIPVVVLEDAADAVPLARALVAGGLPAIEVTLRTAAALDAIRAIAAEVPEAVVGAGTVISVAQVADTVAAGARFLVSPGWTDTLLAALKASGLPFLPGVSTTSEVVALLERGVTEMKFFPAEAAGGTAYLKALSSPLPQARFCPTGGVSSASAPSYLALPNVGCVGGSWMVPGDAVAAKDWARVERLAAGASALPRG
- a CDS encoding bifunctional RNase H/acid phosphatase gives rise to the protein MPAPRQLVVEADGGSRGNPGPAGYGAVVIDPDTAQVLAEAAEYIGVASNNVAEYRGLIAGLTAVRGLFPDADVRVRVRMDSKLVVEQMSGRWKIKHPDMKPLAARAAGILPASSVTYEWIPRAENKHADRLANEAMDAGRRGGQWEASSSTAALDTPRTEVAQDPVPAGPVGDATAGAAKVRAAMAAARPAEAPASTPATPQVGWGSAPDMGAPATFILLRHGETVLTPEKRFSGSGGSDPELSATGRHQAACAAEAFAARGTVQEIVSSPLRRCRETAGAVADRLGLPVRIEDGLRETDFGAWEGLTFAEVRERFGTDLSTWLASSDVAPTGGGESFTEVAERVSAARDRLIARYAGRTVLLVTHVTPIKTLARLALGAPPESLFRMELAPASVSTVAYYADGNPSLRLLNDTSHLR